A single genomic interval of Centropristis striata isolate RG_2023a ecotype Rhode Island chromosome 8, C.striata_1.0, whole genome shotgun sequence harbors:
- the LOC131975917 gene encoding serum paraoxonase/arylesterase 2-like, which yields MAALKKVLVAAAVAAFAAFIGYRFLQIKEMALGSREIPVKHLKCNYLQNIEYGAEDITILRDGLAFISTGLKYPGLPSFSDDPGKMYILDLLHPQPTPVELQIKGELDLDSFNPHGISAFIDEADDSVYLFVVNHPEGKSQIEIFHFVEENTLVHLKTISHPLLHSVNDIVAVGVESFYATNDRYHPSDVINHLVTLLGLTWCDVVYYSPQEVKMAAGGLLSANGINISPDKRHIYVSDIMEHDIEVYERKPGETLVHLKSVAVGSLCDNIEVDSRTGDVWLGCHPNGMKVGTYNPEDPPGSEIIRIRNVESEQPEVSVAFADDGRVLMASTVAAPYEGKLLIGSIFHKALYCHLK from the exons ATGGCTGCCCTGAAGAAAGtgcttgttgctgctgctgttgctgccttTGCAGCTTTTATTGGATACCGATTTCTTCAAATAAA GGAAATGGCTCTCGGTTCCAGAGAAATTCCTGTGAAACACCtcaaatgtaattatttacaGAATATTG aATATGGGGCAGAGGATATCACAATTCTAAGAGATGGACTGGCCTTTATAAGCACA GGACTGAAATATCCTGGATTGCCGTCATTCTCTGATGATCCAgggaaaatgtacattttggaTCTTCTGCACCCGCAACCAACTCCAGTGGAGCTGCAGATCAAAGGAGAGCTGGACCTCGACTCCTTCAACCCACATGGCATCAGTGCATTCATCGATGAAGCAG ATGACTCTGTGTACCTGTTTGTTGTCAATCACCCTGAAGGCAAAAGCCAAATCGAGATCTTTCACTTTGTGGAGGAGAACACACTTGTGCACCTAAAAACCATCAGCCACCCTCTGCTCCACAG TGTGAACGACATTGTTGCAGTGGGAGTGGAGAGCTTCTACGCCACCAATGATCGCTACCATCCCAGTGATGTCATCAACCACCTGGTGACCCTCCTGGGTCTCACCTGGTGTGATGTGGTCTACTACAGTCCACAGGAAGTGAAGATGGCCGCCGGTGGCCTTCTGTCTGCTAACGGCATCAACATATCGCCTGATAAACG gcatATTTATGTTTCAGACATCATGGAGCATGATATTGAAGTTTATGAGAGAAAACCAGGCGAAACATTAGTGCATCTAAAG TCTGTAGCTGTTGGGTCACTCTGTGATAACATCGAGGTGGACTCCAGGACAGGAGACGTCTGGCTGGGCTGTCATCCAAACGGGATGAAGGTGGGAACATATAACCCTGAAGATCCACCTGGCTCAGAG ATCATCCGGATCAGGAACGTCGAGTCGGAGCAGCCGGAGGTCAGCGTGGCGTTCGCTGATGACGGCCGTGTGCTCATGGCGTCCACGGTAGCTGCTCCCTATGAGGGCAAGCTGCTGATTGGCTCTATTTTCCACAAAGCGCTGTACTGTCATTTGAAATAA
- the LOC131975918 gene encoding serum paraoxonase/arylesterase 2-like: protein MGKLIFISILIAALAALLGERMVNFRKRCLATREITNNHLPNCVALKNLDHGSEDITILGNGLAFISTGLKYPGMQSSDIQGKIFTIDMTDSRMKPVELRMPRNFDLESFNPHGISVYTDPSDDAVYLFVVSHPEHKSQIELFKFDEDDFSLLHLKTIKHELLSSVNDIVAVGVDSFYATNDHYYSHEVLKGIVEPFLAQPWSNVVFYSPEEVKVVADGLYFANGINVSPDKRHVYVADLFDHNVHVMERKEDNGLVSVKSVAVGSLCDNVEVDAETGDLWLGCHPNAWKVFLFDPTDPPGSEVIKVQNILSEQPVVTQVFADDGQVLMGSSVAAPYGGKVLIGTVFHKALSCDLK from the exons ATGGGAAAGTTAATCTTCATCTCCATTCTAATAGCTGCTTTAGCTGCGCTGCTCGGGGAGAGGATGGTCAACTTCAG GAAAAGGTGCCTCGCCACCAGAGAGATCACCAACAATCACCTCCCCAACTGTGTTGCACTCAAAAATCTGG atCATGGATCAGAGGACATCACGATCCTGGGGAACGGGCTGGCCTTCATCAGCACG GGTCTGAAGTATCCGGGAATGCAAAGCTCAGATATACAAGGAAAGATCTTCACCATCGACATGACAGATAGTCGGATGAAACCAGTGGAGCTGCGCATGCCGAGAAACTTCGACCTGGAGTCCTTCAATCCTCACGGCATCAGTGTTTACACCGATCCAAGtg ATGATGCAGTATACCTGTTTGTCGTCAGCCATCCTGAACATAAAAGCCAAATCGAGCTGTTCAAATTTGATGAGGACGACTTCTCATTGTTGCATCTGAAAACCATAAAGCATGAACTTCTCTCAAG TGTAAACGACATTGTGGCCGTTGGAGTGGACAGCTTCTATGCAACCAATGACCACTACTATTCACATGAGGTCCTTAAAGGCATCGTGGAGCCTTTCCTGGCTCAGCCGTGGTCTAATGTGGTCTTCTACAGTCCTGAGGAGGTCAAAGTGGTGGCTGACGGACTTTACTTCGCAAATGGCATCAATGTGTCACCAGACAAAAG gcaTGTATATGTGGCAGATCTATTTGACCACAATGTGCATGTGATGGAGCGGAAAGAAGACAATGGGCTGGTCTCTGTCAAG TCTGTGGCTGTCGGTTCTCTCTGTGACAACGTGGAGGTGGACGCTGAGACTGGTGACTTGTGGCTCGGCTGTCATCCTAATGCATGGAAAGTTTTCCTGTTTGATCCCACGGACCCTCCAGGATCAGAG GTCATCAAAGTCCAGAACATTCTCTCTGAGCAGCCGGTGGTGACTCAGGTGTTCGCTGACGACGGCCAGGTTCTCATGGGTTCCTCTGTAGCAGCTCCCTATGGAGGGAAGGTTCTCATCGGCACTGTGTTCCATAAAGCTCTGAGCTGTGATCTGAAGTAG